A stretch of the Sulfurospirillum sp. UCH001 genome encodes the following:
- the pyrF gene encoding orotidine-5'-phosphate decarboxylase produces the protein MKLCVALDLPTKEENLALIQKLKSEDVWLKVGLRSYIRDGEALLREIKSINPNFKIFLDLKIHDIPNTMADAAESMIGLGVDMFNVHASSGVKAMKMVMDRVNTFANPPIVLAVTALTSFDNASFEAIYKTPIKQKAVDFAKDAYISGLHGVVCSVYESLDIKAHTSNSFLTLTPGIRPFGESSNDQERVADLETAKAEHSDFIVVGRPIYHSSDPLGIVKKIIENI, from the coding sequence ATGAAGCTTTGTGTTGCGCTTGATTTACCTACTAAAGAAGAAAATCTTGCATTGATTCAGAAACTAAAAAGTGAAGATGTTTGGTTAAAAGTAGGGCTTCGCTCCTATATTCGCGATGGCGAGGCACTTCTTAGAGAAATCAAATCGATCAATCCAAATTTTAAAATCTTTTTAGATCTAAAAATCCATGATATCCCTAATACGATGGCTGATGCTGCAGAATCGATGATAGGTTTGGGTGTAGATATGTTCAACGTTCACGCTTCTAGTGGTGTAAAAGCTATGAAAATGGTGATGGATCGTGTCAATACGTTTGCAAATCCTCCTATCGTTTTGGCAGTTACTGCACTAACCAGTTTTGATAATGCCTCATTTGAAGCAATTTATAAAACTCCAATTAAGCAAAAAGCCGTTGATTTTGCTAAAGATGCGTATATCAGCGGGTTACATGGCGTGGTATGTTCCGTGTATGAAAGCTTGGATATTAAAGCGCATACATCGAATTCATTTTTAACGCTTACCCCAGGCATCCGTCCTTTTGGTGAGAGCAGTAATGATCAAGAACGTGTAGCAGACCTTGAAACAGCAAAAGCAGAACACTCTGATTTTATCGTAGTAGGGCGCCCAATTTATCATAGTAGCGACCCATTAGGCATTGTAAAGAAAATTATTGAAAATATTTAG
- the nusB gene encoding transcription antitermination factor NusB: MATRHQARESIITLLYAEDIGNAGIEKFVDELFEEKKIRNQQKEFALGLYHGVKEHLNAIDEAINLHLKEWNLSEIGTIERAILRLGAYEILYSELDNAVVINEAIELAKKLCNETSPKFINGVLDAICKDGESK; the protein is encoded by the coding sequence TTGGCAACACGACATCAAGCGAGAGAAAGTATTATTACCCTTTTGTATGCAGAAGACATTGGGAATGCGGGTATTGAAAAATTTGTAGATGAACTCTTTGAAGAGAAAAAAATTCGTAATCAACAAAAAGAGTTTGCACTTGGACTTTACCATGGTGTAAAAGAGCATTTAAATGCGATTGATGAAGCAATCAATCTTCATTTAAAAGAGTGGAACCTTAGTGAAATAGGAACAATTGAACGTGCTATATTAAGACTCGGTGCTTATGAGATTTTGTATTCAGAACTCGATAATGCCGTAGTGATTAATGAAGCAATTGAACTTGCAAAAAAGCTCTGTAATGAGACTAGCCCTAAATTTATAAATGGTGTTTTAGATGCCATTTGCAAAGATGGGGAAAGCAAATAA
- a CDS encoding LysE family translocator, whose protein sequence is MVSTQFFTLTSIYFLALLSPGQDFFLIIKHALAHGYKKAWWSCWGIASGNALYIVLAYIGHTALSAYPTLISFIEYGGAIFLFYLGCLLFLAPKPRIDTSLHQKSKMAFTLFMQGFLSALFNPKNILFYFSLLFTIIEPTTALPIKLFYALWMIGMLLVWDMFVALLFGNQHALKLLPYLGFVQKVIGVGLMGFSLHLALKWFLNAK, encoded by the coding sequence ATGGTAAGTACTCAATTTTTTACGCTTACATCCATCTACTTTTTAGCGCTTCTTAGCCCAGGTCAAGACTTTTTTCTTATTATCAAACACGCACTTGCGCATGGATATAAAAAAGCATGGTGGAGTTGTTGGGGCATCGCAAGTGGAAATGCCCTGTATATCGTCTTGGCGTACATTGGGCATACTGCATTAAGTGCTTATCCTACACTCATTTCATTCATTGAGTATGGAGGAGCTATTTTTTTATTTTATCTAGGATGCTTGCTATTTTTAGCCCCAAAGCCTCGTATAGATACCTCCTTACACCAAAAAAGTAAAATGGCATTTACGCTTTTTATGCAAGGTTTTTTGTCAGCACTATTCAATCCCAAAAACATTCTGTTTTACTTTTCACTGCTCTTTACCATTATCGAACCAACAACAGCGTTACCTATCAAACTCTTTTATGCGCTTTGGATGATTGGGATGTTACTTGTATGGGATATGTTCGTTGCCCTCCTCTTTGGCAATCAACATGCATTAAAGCTCTTGCCATATCTAGGCTTCGTTCAAAAAGTTATTGGAGTGGGGCTGATGGGATTTAGTCTCCATCTTGCCCTAAAATGGTTCCTCAACGCCAAATAA
- a CDS encoding lipocalin family protein produces MKKWLLLCLSLFWGYANELPTVSSVDLERYLGRWYEIARFDHRFERGCSEVEAFYTLRNDGMIGVKNSCFLADENRTKEAHGRAYIVDEKSNAKLKVTFFWPFYGNYWIIDLAEDYRYAVISEPSQEYFWILSRTPQMTQDDINHIVHYASTLGFDTSKLIWR; encoded by the coding sequence ATGAAAAAATGGTTATTGCTCTGTTTAAGCCTATTTTGGGGCTATGCAAATGAACTTCCTACGGTTTCATCTGTGGATTTAGAGCGTTATCTGGGACGTTGGTACGAGATTGCGCGGTTTGATCATCGCTTTGAGCGTGGATGTAGCGAAGTAGAAGCATTTTATACGCTTAGAAATGATGGTATGATCGGTGTTAAAAACAGTTGTTTTTTAGCCGATGAAAATCGTACAAAAGAGGCACATGGACGTGCTTACATAGTAGATGAAAAAAGTAATGCCAAACTCAAAGTGACCTTCTTTTGGCCATTTTATGGCAATTATTGGATTATTGATTTAGCAGAAGATTACCGTTATGCGGTGATCAGTGAACCAAGTCAAGAGTACTTCTGGATACTCTCCCGCACTCCTCAAATGACGCAAGATGACATTAATCATATTGTGCATTATGCTTCGACATTAGGCTTTGACACCTCTAAGCTTATTTGGCGTTGA
- a CDS encoding AsmA family protein, with translation MFQKILLSIVLFFAFSIVAFFLLIKVIDFNEYKPRIQKAIKESTGYELVIRGDITLSLSPAGVSIFDVEITNPTYHPEAPFAKLGSFDVALDLSALLKKEVKVRHISIDSLNLMVEKTKEGKFNYELLTPTKSSEKKPSKESNTTLEKEDGFPLVNVKKIKFSNANVTYTDANSNAQVAFEKIQLDINDINYDSSKHRLQALSFIGDTHVDKIQYSNYMLKDISASFEMKDAIAISDNLHYTLFDTLVQGSGKFDLSGKQPRISLKSKLIGLKLANLSQELWNKNFLEGSANGDFKLAFFIGDAHTFKSTLNGFIQLYGEDILLKGYDIDKIALALDPNQRSKGLLLSNLLAGAVGMSKGESSTLKEANVKVDIGYSEIQLSDVAFSTTTNRIALKGILNIVDEKFIDFKTALLDSKGCATSQQKMSGSFAKPSVKVDDATITALSNVVLSFSTKSKAAAPSAPKQQDENCTIFYEGVVKHPMPPAPAPSTPSGE, from the coding sequence ATGTTTCAAAAGATATTGTTAAGTATCGTGTTATTTTTTGCCTTTAGTATTGTTGCTTTTTTCTTACTTATAAAAGTGATCGATTTTAATGAGTATAAACCACGTATTCAAAAAGCAATTAAAGAGAGTACGGGATATGAACTGGTTATTCGCGGTGATATAACTCTTTCGCTCTCACCTGCAGGGGTTAGTATTTTTGATGTGGAGATTACCAATCCAACATATCATCCCGAAGCACCTTTTGCGAAATTAGGTAGTTTTGATGTTGCTCTTGATCTTTCAGCACTTCTCAAAAAAGAGGTTAAAGTAAGACATATCTCTATTGATAGTCTCAATTTGATGGTTGAGAAGACAAAAGAGGGTAAATTCAATTATGAATTACTTACGCCTACAAAAAGTAGCGAGAAAAAGCCTTCTAAAGAGAGTAATACAACGCTTGAGAAAGAAGATGGATTCCCTCTTGTCAACGTTAAAAAAATCAAATTTAGTAATGCGAACGTAACGTATACAGATGCTAACAGTAACGCTCAAGTTGCCTTTGAAAAAATTCAGCTTGATATCAATGATATTAATTATGATTCGTCTAAACATCGATTGCAAGCATTGTCATTTATAGGCGATACTCATGTCGATAAAATTCAATACAGCAATTATATGTTGAAAGATATATCTGCTTCTTTTGAAATGAAAGATGCAATCGCTATTAGTGACAATCTTCACTACACTCTCTTTGACACTCTCGTACAAGGAAGTGGTAAATTTGATTTAAGTGGCAAACAACCGAGAATTTCACTCAAGAGTAAGCTTATTGGATTAAAATTGGCCAATCTTTCTCAGGAACTATGGAATAAAAACTTTCTTGAGGGCAGTGCAAATGGCGATTTTAAACTGGCCTTTTTTATTGGGGATGCCCATACATTTAAAAGTACTTTGAATGGTTTTATTCAACTTTATGGGGAAGATATCCTTCTTAAAGGGTATGACATTGACAAAATAGCATTAGCACTTGATCCAAACCAGAGATCAAAAGGTCTTTTATTGAGTAACTTACTTGCTGGTGCTGTAGGGATGTCAAAAGGCGAGAGCAGTACGCTAAAAGAAGCTAATGTCAAAGTAGATATAGGTTACTCCGAAATACAACTGAGTGATGTTGCTTTTAGTACAACAACAAATCGTATTGCGCTCAAAGGTATACTAAATATCGTTGATGAAAAGTTTATTGATTTTAAAACGGCACTTTTGGATTCAAAAGGATGTGCAACGAGTCAGCAAAAAATGAGTGGATCTTTTGCAAAGCCTTCTGTGAAAGTTGATGATGCAACCATTACGGCATTAAGTAATGTTGTGCTCTCTTTCTCAACAAAATCAAAAGCAGCAGCTCCAAGTGCTCCAAAACAGCAAGATGAAAATTGTACTATTTTTTATGAAGGTGTGGTGAAACATCCGATGCCTCCTGCACCAGCTCCTAGTACGCCATCAGGGGAATAA
- a CDS encoding RND family transporter has protein sequence MLKLYTNFITAHYKAVLFALTIITGVFGYYSQYLSIDASAETLLLENDQSLKLTREVHGRYISPDYLVVSFSPKEDMLSEKTLSTIKSIKEALLKVNGVESITSILDVPLLESPPKPIQEVIGNVQTLESPNVDKSLVKKELTTSPLYAQNLVSSDFKTTAIMVNLKDDPKYTELLTNRNKFILLEQERDLSKEERVQFENAKIAFKAYRDSTRDDTHQLIENVRATLKPYKGEGDLFLGGVMMIADDMISFVKNDIALYGIAILVVMIVILWVIFREIRFVVIPIIVSISAVVITTGINALIGLEITVISSNYVAMQLITTLSLVIHLIVCYREEYTLFPDVSQKELLGIVFERMGVPSIFIILTSVAGFGSLMTCDIVPIIDLGNMMNIGVTMSLLVTYTLFPAMMMLLKKEPPIMAFDNAFTLNESFAKIVEHHGKLILGVVVSLAIFSILGASRLMVENSFINYFKENTEIYKGMKKIDNNLGGTTPLEIVVKFPKAKAEVKSDASASPIDGFENEFDEMSNDAKYWFTAQKMETILKVHDYLLSLPEVGNVSSLGTLSKVGRILKDGKDFDNFELALMYNELPAEYKKILISPYVNIEHDEARFVIRVVDSMKDLRRNELLQTIQTELHTKVGLETENYNLVGMMVLYNNMLQSLFSSQISTLGLAVLSLGGMFLFLFRSLKIAMLAMTVNMVPISVIFGIMGFANIPLDMMSITIASIALGITVDNTIHYYYRFREELKIDGDYIASMHRAHGTIAFGMFYYSLATIVGFLVMVTSNFIPTLIFGLLTVIVLIVAIVSDLLFSPFLVVFFKPFGKGKNHKK, from the coding sequence ATGTTAAAACTCTATACTAATTTTATTACAGCACATTACAAAGCCGTTTTATTCGCTTTGACAATTATCACGGGTGTTTTTGGTTACTACTCACAATATCTAAGCATCGATGCTTCTGCTGAAACACTTCTTCTTGAAAATGATCAATCTTTAAAATTAACACGTGAAGTGCATGGCCGCTACATTAGCCCTGACTATCTTGTTGTTTCTTTTAGTCCAAAAGAAGATATGCTTTCAGAAAAAACGCTCTCCACGATTAAAAGCATCAAAGAGGCTTTACTCAAAGTCAATGGTGTTGAGAGTATTACTTCTATTTTAGACGTTCCTCTTTTAGAAAGTCCTCCAAAGCCTATTCAAGAGGTGATTGGCAATGTTCAAACATTAGAGTCTCCTAATGTCGATAAATCTTTAGTCAAAAAAGAGCTAACAACAAGTCCTTTATATGCACAAAATCTTGTCAGCAGTGATTTTAAAACTACTGCAATTATGGTAAACCTCAAAGATGACCCAAAATACACAGAACTTCTTACAAACCGCAATAAATTTATTCTTTTAGAGCAAGAGAGAGACCTAAGTAAAGAAGAAAGAGTACAGTTTGAAAATGCAAAGATAGCATTTAAAGCATACCGTGATAGCACGCGTGATGATACCCACCAACTCATAGAAAATGTTAGAGCAACATTGAAGCCTTATAAAGGTGAGGGAGACCTCTTTTTAGGCGGTGTTATGATGATCGCCGACGATATGATCAGTTTTGTTAAAAATGACATCGCTCTTTATGGTATTGCCATTCTAGTGGTTATGATTGTGATATTATGGGTGATTTTTAGAGAAATTCGTTTTGTTGTTATTCCTATTATTGTCTCTATCAGTGCGGTTGTCATTACGACAGGTATCAATGCACTCATTGGACTAGAGATAACCGTTATTTCCTCCAATTATGTTGCAATGCAGTTGATTACAACGCTTTCTTTAGTTATCCATCTTATCGTCTGTTACCGCGAAGAGTATACGCTTTTCCCTGATGTATCGCAAAAAGAGCTTTTAGGCATTGTGTTTGAGCGTATGGGTGTTCCTTCGATCTTTATTATTTTGACCTCTGTTGCAGGTTTTGGTTCTTTGATGACCTGTGATATTGTGCCGATTATCGATTTGGGTAATATGATGAACATCGGTGTAACTATGTCATTGCTTGTGACCTATACACTTTTCCCTGCCATGATGATGCTTCTTAAAAAAGAGCCTCCAATTATGGCATTCGATAATGCCTTTACGCTCAATGAGAGCTTTGCAAAAATTGTCGAGCATCATGGAAAACTCATCCTTGGTGTGGTTGTTTCTCTTGCCATATTTAGTATTTTAGGTGCTTCTCGTTTGATGGTAGAAAACAGCTTTATTAACTACTTTAAAGAAAATACTGAAATTTACAAAGGTATGAAAAAGATCGACAATAATCTGGGTGGAACAACACCTTTAGAAATTGTTGTGAAATTTCCTAAAGCTAAAGCTGAGGTTAAAAGTGATGCATCCGCTTCGCCTATCGATGGTTTTGAAAATGAATTTGATGAGATGAGTAATGATGCGAAGTACTGGTTTACAGCGCAAAAAATGGAGACGATTTTAAAAGTACATGACTATCTGCTTTCATTACCAGAAGTAGGCAATGTCTCTTCTCTTGGAACACTCTCTAAAGTTGGGCGAATTTTGAAAGATGGTAAAGACTTTGATAACTTTGAATTAGCACTGATGTACAATGAGCTTCCTGCTGAGTACAAAAAAATTCTTATTTCTCCATATGTCAACATTGAGCATGATGAAGCACGCTTTGTTATTAGAGTTGTGGATTCTATGAAAGATCTTAGACGTAATGAGCTTTTACAAACCATTCAAACTGAGTTGCATACCAAAGTAGGACTAGAGACAGAGAATTACAATCTTGTGGGAATGATGGTGCTTTATAACAACATGCTCCAGTCTCTTTTCTCTTCGCAAATCTCCACACTTGGTCTTGCTGTGCTTTCGCTGGGTGGTATGTTCTTGTTCCTGTTCCGTTCTTTGAAAATTGCGATGCTTGCTATGACGGTTAACATGGTTCCAATTAGCGTTATTTTTGGCATTATGGGTTTTGCAAACATTCCACTTGATATGATGAGTATTACCATTGCTTCTATCGCTCTTGGTATTACGGTGGACAATACGATTCATTACTATTACCGTTTTAGAGAAGAGCTCAAAATTGATGGTGATTACATCGCTTCGATGCATAGAGCACACGGCACAATTGCTTTTGGTATGTTCTATTATTCACTAGCAACCATCGTAGGCTTTTTAGTAATGGTCACATCAAACTTTATTCCAACGTTGATTTTTGGACTTTTAACGGTGATTGTTCTTATCGTTGCGATTGTTTCTGATCTTCTTTTCTCACCTTTCTTGGTTGTTTTCTTCAAGCCTTTTGGAAAAGGTAAAAATCACAAAAAATAA
- a CDS encoding HAD-IC family P-type ATPase, protein MPQSTIRWHTLSSKELLAALDVDEQTGLSSENISARRAKYGANVLSKKEEESAFKLFLLQFHQPLVYILLLACVIMALLEEWMDTGVIFAVVLINAIIGYMQENKAIKAIEALSKLSHSSVTVLRNSQKVLLESSHIVVGDIVFLFSGDKIPADIKLLHAKELKVDESSLTGESISVEKHVGVLAQDTVLADQTNMLFSSTLVTYGQGVGVVVAVGDESQLGKINTMISNADVLQTPLTKKLAFFSKRLLYGILGMALVTFIIGVMRGEELVITFMASVAMAVGVIPEGLPAAMTIILAIGVVKMANKNAIIRKLPAVETLGSTTVICSDKTGTLTQNAMTVTKMMAADKLYHLSGSGYEPKGEIFIDALPHIPLKGSALYETLVAGILCNTSRHVFTDGLYVIEGDPTEGALIVSAKKASIHEEKLKEGLRHIDTLSFESERQYMASGYHAIAENTFPVYLKGSVEKIIERCDTYMDEKGELLPINRAQIEAHAENMAHQGLRVLAFAKVYMNEKVDQLGHHHFENGLIFLGLQGMIDPPRVGVIEAIQSCYRAGIAVKMITGDHRTTALAIARSIGLDTHEKTPVLTGKEIDALSDEALASLVEKVAVFARIAPEQKLRLVKALQSLSHIVAMTGDGVNDAPALRQANIGIAMGVMGTEVAKESADMILTDDNFATLEDAVEEGRVVYDNIIKFITWILPSNMGEGLVVIFAILAGIALPILPLQILWINMVTDSALGIMLAYEPKEKNLMDRPPRDVNEPILTRRLIFNVALVGVLLFLCALSAFFYVQNVGMSEEAARTLVVNIFVFGEMFYLFNCRSLHYSMFQIGFFSNPLLLLGAVLVSILELLFIYMPFMNQLFKSAPLGVLEWMITLGSSALVYFVIECEKVLYLKRRNIH, encoded by the coding sequence ATGCCCCAATCAACCATCCGATGGCATACGCTAAGCTCAAAAGAGCTTTTAGCCGCGTTAGATGTGGATGAACAAACAGGTCTCTCTTCTGAAAACATCAGTGCAAGACGCGCTAAGTATGGGGCAAATGTCCTCAGTAAAAAAGAGGAAGAATCCGCATTTAAGCTCTTTCTTCTTCAATTCCACCAACCGCTTGTTTATATTCTTCTGCTTGCGTGTGTGATTATGGCACTCTTAGAAGAGTGGATGGATACAGGCGTTATTTTTGCGGTGGTGTTGATTAACGCTATTATTGGCTATATGCAAGAAAATAAAGCGATTAAAGCCATTGAAGCACTCTCAAAATTGAGTCATAGCAGTGTTACGGTTTTAAGAAATTCGCAAAAAGTACTTCTAGAATCTTCCCATATCGTTGTTGGAGACATTGTTTTTCTTTTCTCTGGCGATAAAATTCCAGCTGATATCAAACTCTTGCATGCAAAAGAGCTCAAAGTAGATGAATCCTCTTTGACAGGTGAGTCTATTTCTGTGGAAAAACATGTCGGTGTTTTAGCTCAAGACACTGTTTTAGCCGACCAAACAAATATGCTTTTTTCTTCAACGCTTGTAACTTATGGGCAGGGCGTTGGTGTTGTGGTCGCTGTGGGTGATGAGAGCCAACTGGGTAAAATCAACACGATGATCTCTAATGCCGATGTGTTGCAAACCCCTTTGACAAAAAAATTAGCATTTTTTTCAAAACGCCTTCTTTACGGCATTTTAGGTATGGCACTTGTGACATTTATTATTGGAGTTATGCGTGGTGAAGAGTTGGTCATTACGTTTATGGCTTCAGTGGCGATGGCAGTTGGTGTTATTCCTGAAGGGCTTCCTGCGGCTATGACCATCATCTTAGCCATTGGTGTTGTAAAGATGGCAAATAAAAACGCGATTATTCGCAAGCTTCCCGCAGTTGAAACACTAGGCAGTACAACAGTTATTTGTAGCGATAAAACAGGCACGCTCACACAAAATGCCATGACCGTAACTAAGATGATGGCTGCAGATAAACTCTATCATCTCAGTGGAAGTGGGTATGAGCCTAAAGGTGAGATTTTCATTGATGCACTACCGCATATACCACTTAAAGGGAGTGCGCTTTACGAGACATTGGTTGCAGGCATTTTGTGCAATACATCACGCCATGTTTTCACAGATGGTCTTTATGTTATAGAAGGTGATCCTACTGAGGGCGCGCTTATCGTCTCGGCTAAAAAAGCAAGCATTCACGAAGAAAAGTTAAAAGAAGGATTGCGTCACATTGACACACTCTCCTTTGAGTCAGAACGCCAGTATATGGCATCTGGGTATCACGCTATTGCAGAAAATACTTTTCCAGTGTATCTTAAAGGTTCTGTAGAGAAAATCATTGAGCGATGCGATACCTATATGGATGAGAAGGGTGAGCTACTGCCTATCAATAGAGCTCAAATAGAAGCCCATGCTGAAAATATGGCACATCAAGGTCTGCGTGTTTTAGCGTTTGCCAAAGTGTACATGAATGAAAAAGTAGATCAGCTAGGGCATCATCATTTTGAGAATGGACTCATTTTTTTAGGCTTACAAGGCATGATAGACCCACCTCGAGTTGGTGTCATTGAAGCCATTCAAAGCTGTTATAGAGCAGGGATTGCAGTGAAGATGATTACGGGAGATCATCGCACAACTGCTCTTGCGATAGCGCGCTCCATTGGTCTTGATACGCATGAAAAAACTCCTGTGTTAACAGGCAAAGAGATCGATGCCTTGAGTGATGAGGCACTGGCTTCTTTAGTGGAAAAAGTTGCCGTTTTTGCACGTATTGCGCCTGAGCAGAAACTAAGGCTTGTCAAGGCACTGCAGTCTCTTTCACATATCGTGGCTATGACAGGCGATGGAGTCAATGACGCTCCTGCTCTTCGCCAAGCCAACATTGGTATCGCTATGGGCGTTATGGGAACAGAAGTTGCCAAAGAATCTGCCGACATGATTTTGACGGATGACAACTTCGCAACCCTTGAAGATGCTGTAGAAGAGGGACGGGTGGTGTATGATAACATCATCAAATTTATCACATGGATATTACCTTCTAACATGGGAGAAGGACTAGTCGTGATCTTTGCTATTTTAGCAGGCATTGCACTCCCGATTTTACCATTGCAAATTCTTTGGATCAACATGGTCACGGATAGTGCGCTTGGCATTATGCTGGCGTATGAGCCTAAAGAAAAAAACTTGATGGATCGACCACCACGCGATGTCAATGAGCCTATCTTAACAAGACGTCTTATCTTTAATGTCGCATTAGTGGGAGTACTGCTCTTTTTATGTGCGTTAAGTGCCTTTTTCTATGTTCAAAATGTAGGGATGAGTGAAGAGGCCGCACGAACGTTGGTTGTCAATATTTTTGTGTTTGGCGAGATGTTTTATCTATTTAATTGCCGCTCTTTGCACTACTCGATGTTTCAAATAGGCTTTTTCAGTAATCCTTTATTGCTTTTAGGAGCCGTGCTTGTGAGCATCTTAGAGCTTCTTTTTATCTATATGCCATTTATGAATCAGCTCTTTAAAAGTGCCCCTTTAGGTGTGCTTGAGTGGATGATTACTCTAGGATCTAGTGCATTGGTTTACTTTGTCATTGAATGTGAAAAAGTTTTGTATCTCAAAAGAAGAAACATTCACTAA
- a CDS encoding tetratricopeptide repeat protein, which translates to MKKLFLFVAMVATSALFALDFARESELQNECDHNNGGACLELGTMYHVGDGVRQNFSRARELYAQSCSLGIAKGCANLGFMYENGHAGTNLAKAAELYEKACVLGDATGCASLAILYENGKGVKEDLQQAVNYYDRACSAGDGASCAHLGLLYEQDGNYEYAAIYHQNGCDVGNAKECTRLGWMYYYGQGVAQKEDRAVKLLKRACELGDEIGCKNYELIKNSYYIE; encoded by the coding sequence ATGAAAAAACTCTTTTTATTCGTAGCAATGGTTGCAACTTCTGCGCTATTTGCACTCGATTTTGCACGAGAGAGTGAGCTTCAAAATGAGTGTGACCATAACAATGGTGGAGCATGTTTGGAGCTTGGGACGATGTACCATGTGGGTGATGGTGTAAGACAGAACTTTAGCAGAGCCAGAGAGCTCTATGCTCAGTCTTGCTCCTTAGGAATTGCTAAAGGGTGTGCAAATCTCGGCTTTATGTATGAGAATGGACATGCAGGCACCAATCTTGCTAAAGCAGCTGAACTTTATGAAAAAGCATGTGTCTTAGGCGATGCCACTGGCTGTGCAAGTCTTGCCATTTTGTATGAAAATGGTAAGGGTGTGAAAGAAGATTTACAGCAAGCGGTGAATTATTATGACCGTGCTTGTAGTGCCGGAGATGGAGCTAGCTGTGCACATCTAGGGCTTTTGTATGAACAAGATGGCAATTATGAGTATGCAGCGATTTATCATCAAAATGGATGCGACGTAGGCAATGCTAAAGAGTGCACAAGGCTTGGTTGGATGTATTATTACGGTCAAGGTGTTGCTCAAAAAGAAGATCGCGCTGTTAAGCTGTTAAAAAGAGCATGCGAACTCGGTGATGAGATTGGGTGTAAAAACTACGAACTCATAAAAAATAGTTACTACATCGAATAA
- a CDS encoding AraC family transcriptional regulator, whose product MLFSLPSFCLLYYNTLMKTTKTTTTCYQEAPFVQIRQTLKSERSYESHAHATLSIGFMVEGTTSFQTPDGAFLLKAGALAIIPPHTQHACNPIKGNMRSYIMVYFDEDFCMQIQAKLFQETTSLLPLTTPLVFHKELFESFEKIITALLKQHHIEHIHALEKWLETFFWLYIKRGIHKKTDKTLSDVARFLENRLDDMPSLETLAQRFDYNPFILLRHFKKAYGCTPKHYALNIRIEHAKKLLQEGISLALCAQYCGFVDQSHFHRFFKRYTALTPKEYQVNFIQ is encoded by the coding sequence ATGCTCTTCTCCTTGCCATCATTTTGTCTATTATATTACAATACGCTCATGAAGACGACAAAAACAACGACAACATGCTATCAAGAAGCACCTTTTGTGCAGATACGACAAACTTTAAAGAGTGAACGCTCATATGAATCGCATGCCCACGCAACTCTTTCTATTGGATTTATGGTTGAAGGAACGACCTCATTTCAAACACCAGATGGAGCATTTTTACTCAAAGCTGGAGCACTTGCGATCATCCCACCGCACACTCAACATGCGTGCAATCCCATCAAAGGGAATATGCGCAGTTACATTATGGTCTATTTCGATGAAGATTTTTGTATGCAAATTCAAGCAAAATTGTTTCAAGAAACAACTTCTCTTTTACCGCTTACAACGCCTTTGGTATTTCACAAAGAACTCTTTGAATCTTTTGAAAAAATCATTACTGCTCTTTTAAAGCAACATCATATTGAACATATACACGCGTTAGAAAAATGGCTAGAAACATTTTTTTGGCTCTATATAAAACGCGGCATTCATAAAAAAACCGATAAAACACTGAGTGATGTAGCACGCTTTTTAGAAAACCGCCTTGATGATATGCCAAGCCTTGAAACACTTGCACAACGTTTTGATTATAATCCGTTTATCCTCTTACGCCATTTCAAAAAAGCATACGGATGTACTCCAAAACACTATGCGCTGAACATACGCATCGAGCATGCAAAAAAACTTCTACAAGAAGGTATATCATTAGCCCTATGCGCACAATACTGCGGGTTTGTAGACCAAAGCCACTTCCATCGTTTTTTTAAACGCTACACTGCACTGACACCCAAAGAGTACCAAGTCAATTTTATACAATAA